In Vicia villosa cultivar HV-30 ecotype Madison, WI linkage group LG7, Vvil1.0, whole genome shotgun sequence, the DNA window TAGTGTGACATTAAGTATTACATTTTCCTTGGCATCTTTATTTGATGGAAAACTCGAAGCAAGATCATTGGAGCCAGATACTTCAAGCTTGACGGAAGGTCTGATCCGTCTGATATATTATCTCCCGTAGATGTGGAAGGGCATGGAACGCATACTGCATCAACAGCAGCAGGAAATCTTGTACCGAACGCAGGCCTCTTCGGATTAGCGAAAGGGACGGCTCGTGGGGCGGTGCCTTCAGCCAGGTTGGCTATTTACAAAGTGTGTTGGACAGAAGATGGGTGTGCTGATATGGACATACTTGCTGCATTTGAGGCTGCCATACATGACGGTGTGGATGTCATATCGGTTTCATTAGGCGGAGGAAATGCAAATTATGTGCAGGACAGTATAGCTATCGGGTCATTTCATGCCATGAGGAAAGGTATAATCACGGTCGCCTCAGCCGGAAACGGTGGCCCAACTATGGCAACTGTCGTAAATAATGCGCCATGGATTGTCACCGTAGCTGCTAGTGGCATCGATAGAGACTTCCAGAGCATTATAGAGATGGGAAGTAGAAAAAATGTTTCTGTAAGTTTTCACAAATTTTTCGCACATCACATCTAATGTGTGTATATCTAACATTGAGAATTATGCAGGGAGAAGGAGTAAGCACTTTTAGTCCAAAACAAAAGCAGTACCCTCTTGTTAATGGGATCGACGCAGCACGAGACTCTTCAAGCAAGGAAGATGCTAAGTAATTTCCGCTTTGATTTTCAATACTATCTGATGAAGTTTCTTTAGTAACAAGGAAATTTGAATACTTCGACAGGTTCTGTGATGACGCCGAATCCTTAGATCCTAAAAAAGTGAAAGGAAAGATTGTTTATTGTAGATTTAGAACATGGGGCGCTGATGCTGTAGTGAAAGCAATAGGAGGCATTGGTACTATAGTTGAAAATGATCAATTTCTAGATGTTGCTCAAATATTCAGTGCTCCTGCTACCTTTGTGAATCAAACCACAGGTCAAATTATTACCAATTATATACAATCTACGAGGTAAAACATTCTCTTCCTTGTTTTCTAAGTAACCTTCTTACTCGATTATCTAAAATCATAAATATCTTTGTTCAACAAAGATCGCCTTCAGCAGTGATACATAAGAGCCACGAAGTGAAAATACCAGCTCCATTTGTCGCGTCTTTTTCATCTCGGGGTCCAAATCCAGGATCTCAGCATGTCCTCAAGGTACTAATAGTTGCTATTGTTCTTCCgtttttgtgattatatattaGTACTTGATTATTGTGTTGAATGATCTCTTGTATGCAGCCCGATATAACAGCTCCTGGCATTAACATCTTGGCAGCATATACGCTTAAAACTTCGATTACTGGTTTAGAAGGGGACACTCAATTTTCCGAATTTACACTAATGTCCGGTACTTCCATGTCATGCCCTCATGTTTCCGGAGTAGCAGCATATGTGAAGTCATTTCACCCCGATTGGACTCCTGCTGCAATCAGATCAGCCATAATTACCACAGGTGAAAGATCAAAACTTATTTCCATTTCGTAGGACTATTCACGGTTCGGTTCAGACATTTCACGTAACTAATGTTGTTATATTCTTTGTCAAGCTAAACCAATGAGCCAGAAAGTTAACAAGGAAGCCGAGTTCGCATTTGGTGCTGGTCAAGTTAATCCAAGAAAAGCTCTGAACCCTGGTTTAGTATACGACATGGACGACTTCGCTTATATTCAGTTCTTATGTCACGAAGGATACAATGGTTCCGCATTATCAGTACTAACCGGTTCTCCTATAAACTGCACTTCTTTACTTCCTGGGATCGGCCACGATGCTATTAACTATCCTAGCATGCAATTAAGTGCGAAAACCAACGCAGATATAACAATAGGAGTTTTCAGGAGAAGAGTTACCAATGTAGGTCCTGGACCAACCATCTATAACGCGACCGTTAAATCTCCAAAAGGAGTTGAAATCATAGTGAAGCCTACTAGTCTTATTTTCTCTCACTCCCtgcaaaagaagagcttcaaggtaGTGGTGAAAGCAAAATCTATGGCAAGCATGAAAATTGTATCGGGTTCGCTTATTTGGAGAAGCCCTCGTTACATTGTTAGAAGCCCTATTGTTATCTACAGTCCATAAAGTTGCATTTAGCAGTAATCAAAATCACAACCGTAATTTAAAACCGCcgtaatttaaatatacatatttgAATATCATTATCAACAAAAACCTTATATATACTTATTCTATATATATCATTTTCACAACTTAGATCACTATAAACATAAATCAAAGAAATCATACATACATTATCATATAGTATAACCAATTCACAGTTGAGATTTAATCCCTGCAAAATCTCTAACTGTATAACCAACCTTCTCAAACCTCCCTCTCTGATTATTCTCTCTAAACTTCAAATACTCAGAACACACAAAAGGCTCATAAACCCTCTCCTTCCCCTCTCCAACAACTTCCTCAGGTGCCAAAACCACTTTCTCATTCTCAAAGCACCAAAAAAAGGCCAAAGAGAATCTCTCCACAGGCTTCTTCAAAACCACTCTATGCTCAGAAGATCTCAACCTATCATTACTCCAAGCTTGCATCATGTCACCTATGTTCACCACCAAGGACCCTTCAGAAGGACTAATGTCAATCCATTTTCCTTCTCGTGTTTTCACTTCGAGCCCGCCGATTTCGTCTTGGTATAGGATTGTTATGCAGCTCATGTCTGTGTGCATTCCTAGGCCTTCTGGTTGGTTTTGTGAATCTGTGGTTTCTGGTGATGTGTAGTTGTTTATTCTTAAGTAGCCTTGGCAGTTTTTGAAATGGGAAGTGTAGAATAGGTTCTCAAAACCTTCTCCTAAAGTCATTAGTACTAACTTTAAGATTCTTTCTGATAAGTTTGACATCTTGGTGCAATAGTCCTCTAGTGTCTCACTGTTGAAAACATCATATAGAGAAATAAATTTGTGTCTGACATGTAGACATcggtaataattttaaaaaaaaaaacacaaattgaACGTAATCACAAATGTATATGTTGTGTCGGTGTTGGTGTCTGATATAAACACGGACAGGAACACGtctttttcagaggtgtcggtgctataagttatggacaTGTCATAAGCTCTTCCAATAGATCATAACTCAATTCAAATAAGCCACATAtggaatagaaaaaaaaaacatggatTGAAAATTTGAAAGGCCTAATGTAACATTACCTGAATTTAGAATTctgattttcaaacaaaacatcTTGAGAACTCTTAGCAGAAACATAGAAGTTAGGTCCATCAACTCTAAGGCTCTCAAAGAAAGGAGAAGCAATGAAGTGAGGAGTATAAGATTTCAAAGAAGAGAAAGGACCAAGTTTAAGTTTAGTATCACAAGGAAGACTAAAGACAAACTTAGACAAAGAATGAAGCTGGCTACAAAGATCTTTAGAAACTTCATGATTGATTATATGAAAAAATCCCCACTCTTTGCATGCTTTAGAGAGAGTTgctaaagaagaagattgaaAAGGTTCAGAAATGTCTATAATAGGAAGATCAACATTTGCCATTTGGAAAAGGTGATATTGGTATTTTGTTACCAAAGTTTTGTGGTGTATTTAATGTATATAAGTTTGGTCAAAAGCTTATAGTTGAAGAATAATGAATATAATAAGTGATAGTTAAGAAGTGCCAACAAAGATATGTAGCATAATGAAGCTAAAATAAAACTAACTTGTTAGGTGCTTTTGTGTAGAGTCAATTGGTTTTATAAAATGGAGTATGATTGTGGAAGTTAATGATTGGACAAAAGTTAATGATGGTGGGATAAGTTGAGTCTATGACCATGATTTATTAAAGAAAGGGCTTTCTATAGAAAATAATCAACAAGGGTGGAATTAATATATAGATTATGTTGCTTAAAGTGCATACACTAATTTCCATGTGGAACATCAACTTGGTTTATTAATTATAGGTAGTTGGTCATTTAGTCAATGAAGTTAACATTGTTGTGAGTTATATTAGATTTTTTATCAGTTATTTTGATATCTGAAATTGTCAGAGATATTGTGAGGAGATtgacaaaaagaaagaaagaataatAGTAGTCAAACTAAGCATTTGGTAAATATTGATTTGACTAACAATAAATTTAGAATTAATTTAGAACTTAGGTGTAAATGAAGTTGTAAACaattatgtgagatattggatcgaactctagtatggttgaaaggtagcttcttggttcgataggattgagcatgaagtcgaaggttgttcacatgcttgtgtcgaagatgctagggttgttagcatgttaaattaggttttagtgtttaaaccctaatttgttaagttagcttgtttattaagttggcttgtataatgggtcttgtggaaaaaagcccattagttagtatgttaggttttattataaatagcatactagtctctcatcattgctaagctgcaaatcctaatttagggtgagagaggttatttgttattcttgtaaacttgtaatcttgttttaagagaaagtgaaagaatagcagttataaccaattcttgtgttcttattctcttccctaattccctattatactttgttattggtatcgtttttcacaacaaattggtgcggtgagcgtggagaagatgccttcaacaaagtatgagattgaaaagttcaccggagtgaatgatttcggtctgtggcgcttgaagatgaaagccctactggtctAGCAGGGTTGcgtggaagcgttgaagggagaggcagccatgaatgcagaattgacggcagcggagaaatcattgccgagttgcaagtttttccactgtatgcagttgataaagctgcatgaagatagctagtttgttcccttgatgttgtagagttaggtccaaggtggagatttgtgagatattggatcgaactctagtatggttgaaaggtagcttcttggttcgataggattgagcatgaagtcgaaggttgttcacatgcttgtgtcgaagatgctagggttgttagcatgttaaattaggttttagtgtttaaaccctaatttgttaagttagcttgtttattaagttggcttgtataatgggtcttgtggaaaaaagcccattagttagtatgttaggttttattataaatagcatactagtctctcatcattgctaagctgcaaatcctaatttagggtgagagaggttatttgttattcttgtaaacttgtaatcttgttttaagagaaagtgaaagaatagcagttataaccaattcttgtgttcttattctcttccctaattccctattatactttgttattggtatcgtttttcacaacaaattaaaataaagatattaaTAAGGAGTGGAGAAATACATAAATGTTTGTTGATGAACAGGTCGACTCTCGTCTTTTTCGAGGAATCACTATCACGCTAGTTGTCACATCTCTTACAGTTGGATCTAATTGAACGATAATTCACATAAAGAATCGGATCATATGCAAACGGTTTGAATCATCCATACTATGTAAAGATCAGTTCACACTATTTCAAGTATTCTATTCATTCTCACTCTCAAACTACTTTTAATCTGGTCACTAATTTGGGCATTGTAGAGCTAACCTTGTAGGTTCAACCTCCTCACTGCATAAGTCTGATCCACCGCACCTGAAATCTAATTCAACATGTATGAGTTTTATTCCATCACTTCATCACTTATCTCTAGTTCTCTGAGCAAGACAGTCACGTCATCTATGGAAACTCGAACTTGGCATCGTGTCCCTTAATCTCAATTATGGGCAATTGTTTCGGAATGTACAAAACAGTCTCGCATTACTTGGAAATCGAGACTAAGGATGGTTTATATACAATATTCATACACATCAATCCAGCGGGACGCTTTTTTTAAAAGGACAAAACCGTAAAGGTTCTCACATTTAAAGCGGACAATACCTTATAGTTGCAGTGACGCAGGGTTGAGGTCGACCGGAACAAATTATTAAAGAATTAAAATATAGAAAGATTAAATCCTCTTCTTAATAACTCTTAAATATCCAAGTTGTTTAAAACATGTTTCTTAAATCTAGAATGCTCTCAAACCTCAATAACTCATATTTTCCCACTTTTCACACAAGTTGTTACAAATTGATTTTGCAATATATGCTTTTGTAAAAAAGACATGAGAAATTATaaacaacattttttttaaagataaacaaGTGGGATGTCACAAGTTCGAACTCACGCCTCTGCACCAGATATCCCTACATAACTACCAACTAAATTCGCTTAACGGAATTTATgtacaaactaaaaaaaaatagatttgaaGATATATTCGTCACAAATTTTCACATTGACTTCAAATAAATGGTGGTACTCAAATTTTAACCAAGAACCACTTTTTATTCTCTCCAACTTAGAACTAATCTTCAACAAACTTGATCAAATCCGAATAATTCTTGAAATTTTGATCAATAGTGACATGGTGAACGCATATATTGGGTTGTCTGTCCTCTTTAGCAACTTTTTCAACTGtgatttctttaaatttttttcccatctctaataaaatataaatgaataTCGATGTGTCTCGTCCTCTCATGATACAATTGGTtattttccaaatgaactgcattTTAGTTATTACAATGTACCTTCACACATTTTAATCACAATTTTTAAAAAGAACGCAATAAATTAATCAGAATTGCATAAAATAAAGACCCctgatttcttttttttctcaatcCATAATGTCGATCTTTATATTCGCCACTTTATATTCGCCAATTGTCGTTGTCCAGCCTCGTATACAATTCGTTAGATGCATATCCAACAATCTTGAGTGGTGTCCAAAATAAAACTTACTTCATACTTAAAAAGTGATCAAATAGTACACCAAGAGtgattttttattagaaaaaaaataattgttaatttataaatatcaataatttatttacaaTAAATAAATGGTATCATCAAAAATTAAACTTTGAATCAACAAGTTACACCAATTTAACTCAACTAACATTTACGAGTTAAACTACTTCACCCACCTTTACAATAGTGATTTATTCATAAATAATAAGATGTTTTATAtagtttcattttctttttacatGAGTGATTAATTCATCAATAATAAGATGTTTTATATAGTTTCATAGACATGTTGCTTGTTTTTAATATATGCAATAGTACAGGCTGGTAATAAGCTGCCAAGCCCCAACCACGATGACtttctatatttatttatattccgCTATGCATGGATCACACTTTCTTCTTCTAAAACTTTTCAACAACTATTTGGTCAAAAGCATCTTAATTTCACCATATTCACACTTTTATCACCTCTTCCTTTCTCAAATTCAAATGTGAATACATTTCTACATTCACAACAACAACATTCTCGCGCCTTAAAACTTGCTATCTGACCTTGCAACCGATTAATTTAAGAAGACTAATCTTACTGTCTATTTGCAAACGCTTCATTTAAATCTAGAATTCTGTATGAACTAACGCAGCACAAAAATTGTTAGCACTAAATGAAATTCAAACGAGAACTTGAAAAGAGCACACTCTGAAAACTCAAGCATTCACTAACACATAAAACACATCAATCTCTAAGGATTATTTTAAtacaaaattgaaagaaaaaaaaaaagtgtcaGAAGATTAAAAACATTTTAACTAACTGCTAAAACAAGTAAACAATAAGACAAAATGATAAGATTGACATAAGAATAACTATGGATTTGTAGGTCATTCAAAAAAGACACAAAATCTAAGCACTAGATTTTTGCAGTGGGAATATCATGATTGCATAGCATCTCATTTGTATCCAAAAAGGTGTTTTGAAGATTTGATTTTGCCATTACTGACTCATTACCTCTTGATTAATCACTTTTGCACCTGCTTAACCAAAGTCAATTATTCTCTCAAGTGCTAGATCTTTCTGCTAACACATACTTTTGCTCATCAACTTAAAAGAATATCAAAATAAGTGATTCTTATACATCAAAAATAGTATTCATATTTCTCTTTCTACAAACACTTCCTTTGAAGATTAACCCAAATAGGCTTTTTCAAGTTATAATATTCACATGTAAGCAAACTAAAATGAACATCCCAACAAAACATGTACTACACTAAAATAAGTGCTTGATGTAAATCAGTGAATTTTCATTCTTGGAACCAAATTAGAATCATAGAAGGCTCTAATAAGCTTAATATAGAGAAATATTTTAAGGATTTGTCTTCTTGAACACCATATGACCTGCGTCGTCCACGTCAAACATGCGCCCGACAAATTCATTCCAACCTTCCGATTGTTTCTTGTGAGACGAGGAGGAGCTTC includes these proteins:
- the LOC131616636 gene encoding subtilisin-like protease SBT4.14 isoform X2; this translates as MSMLNMFFPKLTNSYSLIWLPILLILLRNNSVYGLQNFYIVFLEAHPVSREKAVETHLNILSAVKQSHVEAKESIVYSYTKSFNAFAAKLSEDEANKLSGMNEVVSVFPNQYRKLHTTRSWNFIGLPLTAKRKLKSESDTIVALLDTGVTPEFQSFKDDGFGPPPAKWKGTCHKFVNFSGCNNKIIGARYFKLDGRSDPSDILSPVDVEGHGTHTASTAAGNLVPNAGLFGLAKGTARGAVPSARLAIYKVCWTEDGCADMDILAAFEAAIHDGVDVISVSLGGGNANYVQDSIAIGSFHAMRKGIITVASAGNGGPTMATVVNNAPWIVTVAASGIDRDFQSIIEMGSRKNVSGEGVSTFSPKQKQYPLVNGIDAARDSSSKEDAKFCDDAESLDPKKVKGKIVYCRFRTWGADAVVKAIGGIGTIVENDQFLDVAQIFSAPATFVNQTTGQIITNYIQSTRSPSAVIHKSHEVKIPAPFVASFSSRGPNPGSQHVLKPDITAPGINILAAYTLKTSITGLEGDTQFSEFTLMSGTSMSCPHVSGVAAYVKSFHPDWTPAAIRSAIITTAKPMSQKVNKEAEFAFGAGQVNPRKALNPGLVYDMDDFAYIQFLCHEGYNGSALSVLTGSPINCTSLLPGIGHDAINYPSMQLSAKTNADITIGVFRRRVTNVGPGPTIYNATVKSPKGVEIIVKPTSLIFSHSLQKKSFKVVVKAKSMASMKIVSGSLIWRSPRYIVRSPIVIYSP
- the LOC131616636 gene encoding subtilisin-like protease SBT4.14 isoform X1 is translated as MSMLNMFFPKLTNSYSLIWLPILLILLRNNSVYGLQNFYIVFLEAHPVSREKAVETHLNILSAVKQSSHVEAKESIVYSYTKSFNAFAAKLSEDEANKLSGMNEVVSVFPNQYRKLHTTRSWNFIGLPLTAKRKLKSESDTIVALLDTGVTPEFQSFKDDGFGPPPAKWKGTCHKFVNFSGCNNKIIGARYFKLDGRSDPSDILSPVDVEGHGTHTASTAAGNLVPNAGLFGLAKGTARGAVPSARLAIYKVCWTEDGCADMDILAAFEAAIHDGVDVISVSLGGGNANYVQDSIAIGSFHAMRKGIITVASAGNGGPTMATVVNNAPWIVTVAASGIDRDFQSIIEMGSRKNVSGEGVSTFSPKQKQYPLVNGIDAARDSSSKEDAKFCDDAESLDPKKVKGKIVYCRFRTWGADAVVKAIGGIGTIVENDQFLDVAQIFSAPATFVNQTTGQIITNYIQSTRSPSAVIHKSHEVKIPAPFVASFSSRGPNPGSQHVLKPDITAPGINILAAYTLKTSITGLEGDTQFSEFTLMSGTSMSCPHVSGVAAYVKSFHPDWTPAAIRSAIITTAKPMSQKVNKEAEFAFGAGQVNPRKALNPGLVYDMDDFAYIQFLCHEGYNGSALSVLTGSPINCTSLLPGIGHDAINYPSMQLSAKTNADITIGVFRRRVTNVGPGPTIYNATVKSPKGVEIIVKPTSLIFSHSLQKKSFKVVVKAKSMASMKIVSGSLIWRSPRYIVRSPIVIYSP
- the LOC131616637 gene encoding gibberellin 20-oxidase-like protein; protein product: MANVDLPIIDISEPFQSSSLATLSKACKEWGFFHIINHEVSKDLCSQLHSLSKFVFSLPCDTKLKLGPFSSLKSYTPHFIASPFFESLRVDGPNFYVSAKSSQDVLFENQNSKFSETLEDYCTKMSNLSERILKLVLMTLGEGFENLFYTSHFKNCQGYLRINNYTSPETTDSQNQPEGLGMHTDMSCITILYQDEIGGLEVKTREGKWIDISPSEGSLVVNIGDMMQAWSNDRLRSSEHRVVLKKPVERFSLAFFWCFENEKVVLAPEEVVGEGKERVYEPFVCSEYLKFRENNQRGRFEKVGYTVRDFAGIKSQL